From a region of the Oncorhynchus masou masou isolate Uvic2021 unplaced genomic scaffold, UVic_Omas_1.1 unplaced_scaffold_3543, whole genome shotgun sequence genome:
- the LOC135534539 gene encoding arf-GAP with Rho-GAP domain, ANK repeat and PH domain-containing protein 1-like isoform X2: MEAILVYLASKVDVSKHGMVKFREERSILGLGLNTGSFHDRYFILNTVSLRMYKEVRSNRPEREWQVKNLRVYLGIKKKLRPPTCWGLTVIYKSEKQEKPEKQQWYLCCDTQTEMREWFSTFLNVQYDGNVWPVDAAQTRVTRALPVDTRHAL; the protein is encoded by the exons ATGGAGGCCATACTGGTCTAcctgg CCAGTAAAGTGGATGTGTCCAAGCACGGGATGGTGAAGTTCCGGGAGGAGAGGAGCATTCTGGGATTGGGACTGAACACCGGCAGCTTCCACGACCGCTACTTCATCCTAAACACTGTCTCCCTCAGGATGTACAAGGAAGTgcgg AGTAATCGTCCAGAGAGGGAATGGCAGGTGAAGAACCTGAGGGTCTATCTAGGCATCAAGAAGAAACTACGACCACCCACCTg ttggGGTCTGACCGTGATCTATAAAAGTGAAAAACAGGAGAAACCAGAGAAGCAGCAATG GTATCTGTGTTGTGACACTCAGACAGAGATGAGGGAGTGGTTCTCCACCTTCCTCAATGTCCAG taTGATGGTAACGTGTGGCCAGTGGATGCAGCACAAACACGTGTGACCCGTGCGTTGCCGGTGGATACGCGTCATG
- the LOC135534539 gene encoding arf-GAP with Rho-GAP domain, ANK repeat and PH domain-containing protein 1-like isoform X1, with the protein MEAILVYLASKVDVSKHGMVKFREERSILGLGLNTGSFHDRYFILNTVSLRMYKEVRSNRPEREWQVKNLRVYLGIKKKLRPPTCWGLTVIYKSEKQEKPEKQQWYLCCDTQTEMREWFSTFLNVQYDGNVWPVDAAQTRVTRALPVDTRHGNVALIPLRGSENEMRNSVAAFTADPLGLFRDV; encoded by the exons ATGGAGGCCATACTGGTCTAcctgg CCAGTAAAGTGGATGTGTCCAAGCACGGGATGGTGAAGTTCCGGGAGGAGAGGAGCATTCTGGGATTGGGACTGAACACCGGCAGCTTCCACGACCGCTACTTCATCCTAAACACTGTCTCCCTCAGGATGTACAAGGAAGTgcgg AGTAATCGTCCAGAGAGGGAATGGCAGGTGAAGAACCTGAGGGTCTATCTAGGCATCAAGAAGAAACTACGACCACCCACCTg ttggGGTCTGACCGTGATCTATAAAAGTGAAAAACAGGAGAAACCAGAGAAGCAGCAATG GTATCTGTGTTGTGACACTCAGACAGAGATGAGGGAGTGGTTCTCCACCTTCCTCAATGTCCAG taTGATGGTAACGTGTGGCCAGTGGATGCAGCACAAACACGTGTGACCCGTGCGTTGCCGGTGGATACGCGTCATGGTAACGTGGCATTGATTCCGTTGCGCGGCAGCGAGAATGAGATGAGGAACAGCGTTGCAGCTTTCACCGCCGACCCGCTTGGC